The following are encoded in a window of Kitasatospora fiedleri genomic DNA:
- a CDS encoding NUDIX hydrolase — MAGSADPVVPVRVCVVLLNRGELCLIRRRRAEGEQYSLPGGLLDPGEGVAAGLARELGEELGPDIAGLSAAPRLRWVQEQETSRPGGGGLFRRRHLVHVLGVSDRVRALVAATERDAEDANQVVWVPLAEAAGLHLYPAVGPVLAGPLPRGDAPPVRLPRMDDLSYRWR, encoded by the coding sequence ATGGCCGGCAGCGCCGATCCGGTCGTTCCCGTCCGGGTCTGTGTCGTTCTCCTCAACCGCGGCGAACTCTGTCTGATCCGCCGTCGGCGTGCGGAGGGTGAGCAGTACTCGCTGCCCGGCGGGCTCCTCGACCCGGGGGAGGGCGTCGCGGCGGGCCTGGCCCGTGAGTTGGGGGAGGAGCTGGGGCCCGACATCGCCGGTCTGTCCGCCGCGCCGCGGTTGCGGTGGGTGCAGGAGCAGGAGACCAGCAGGCCCGGTGGTGGCGGGCTCTTCCGTCGTCGCCACCTCGTCCACGTCCTGGGCGTGTCCGATCGGGTCCGTGCCCTGGTCGCCGCCACCGAGCGGGATGCCGAGGACGCCAACCAGGTGGTCTGGGTTCCGCTGGCCGAGGCCGCCGGGCTCCACCTGTACCCCGCGGTCGGGCCGGTGCTCGCCGGTCCGTTGCCGCGGGGTGACGCTCCACCGGTCAGGCTTCCCCGGATGGACGACCTGAGCTACCGGTGGCGTTGA
- the htpG gene encoding molecular chaperone HtpG, producing MSTETLEFQAEARQLLQLMVHSIYSNKDVFLRELISNASDALDKRRLAGLTEERLRADDLHIAVDTDPDARTLTVRDNGIGMTRDEVVALIGTIARSGTAETLRRLRESKEPAELIGQFGVGFYSTFMVADRVTLLTRKAGEPTGTRWESAGEGTYTIETVEDAPEGTSVTVHLRPEDGEDGLHDYTDPSTVRRIVKRYSDFIAFPIRTTGPDGTEQTLNSMKALWARPRAEVADEEYREFYRHVAHDWTDPLETIRMRAEGTFEYEALLFIPARRPHDLFQRDGRHGVQLYVKRVFIMEDSRELLPDHLRFVKGVVDAADLSLNISREILQQDRHIQLIRRRLAKKVMATVKEMMTADADKYRTFWREFGPAVKEGLLDPAEDRKAILDVASFPSTAGEEPTTLADYLARMKDGQDRIYYMTGESRAQVENSPHLEAFRAQGYEVLLLTDPVDEIWIEGVPDHEGKEFSSVARGAVDLPAEDVPEERTGSYAPLLGWLGETLADVKDVRLTTRLTNSPACLVSDADGLTPTLEKMYRAMGQDVPPARRILELNPDHPLVAALRTAHEERPEDPALPETAELLYGTALLAEGGDLADPARFAKLLADRLTRTV from the coding sequence ATGAGCACCGAGACGCTGGAGTTCCAGGCCGAGGCGCGGCAACTGCTGCAGCTGATGGTCCACTCGATCTACTCGAACAAGGACGTCTTCCTGCGCGAGCTGATCTCCAACGCGTCGGACGCCCTGGACAAGCGGCGCCTGGCCGGCCTCACCGAGGAGCGGCTGCGCGCCGACGACCTGCACATCGCCGTCGACACCGACCCGGATGCCCGCACCCTGACCGTCCGCGACAACGGCATCGGCATGACCCGCGACGAGGTCGTCGCGCTGATCGGCACCATCGCCCGCTCCGGCACCGCCGAGACACTGCGCCGCCTGCGCGAGAGCAAGGAACCGGCCGAGCTGATCGGCCAGTTCGGCGTCGGCTTCTACTCCACCTTCATGGTCGCCGACCGGGTCACCCTGCTGACCCGCAAGGCCGGCGAGCCCACCGGCACCCGCTGGGAGTCGGCCGGCGAGGGCACCTACACCATCGAGACCGTCGAGGACGCCCCCGAGGGCACCTCGGTCACCGTCCACCTGCGCCCCGAGGACGGCGAGGACGGCCTGCACGACTACACCGACCCGTCGACCGTCCGGCGGATCGTCAAGCGCTACTCCGACTTCATCGCCTTCCCGATCCGCACCACCGGACCGGACGGCACCGAGCAGACCCTCAACTCGATGAAGGCGCTCTGGGCCCGGCCGCGCGCCGAGGTCGCGGACGAGGAGTACCGGGAGTTCTACCGGCACGTCGCGCACGACTGGACCGACCCGCTGGAGACGATCCGGATGCGGGCCGAGGGCACCTTCGAGTACGAGGCACTGCTGTTCATCCCGGCCCGCCGCCCGCACGATCTGTTCCAGCGCGACGGCCGCCACGGCGTCCAGCTCTACGTGAAGCGGGTGTTCATCATGGAGGACAGCCGCGAGCTGCTCCCCGACCACCTGCGCTTCGTCAAGGGCGTGGTGGACGCCGCCGACCTCTCGCTCAACATCTCCCGCGAGATCCTCCAGCAGGACCGGCACATCCAGCTGATCCGGCGCCGGCTGGCCAAGAAGGTGATGGCCACCGTCAAGGAGATGATGACGGCCGACGCCGACAAGTACCGCACGTTCTGGCGCGAGTTCGGCCCCGCCGTCAAGGAGGGCCTGCTCGACCCGGCCGAGGACCGCAAGGCCATCCTCGACGTCGCCTCCTTCCCGAGCACCGCCGGCGAGGAGCCCACCACGCTCGCCGACTACCTGGCCCGGATGAAGGACGGCCAGGACAGGATCTACTACATGACCGGCGAGAGCCGCGCCCAGGTCGAGAACTCCCCGCACCTGGAGGCGTTCCGGGCCCAGGGCTACGAGGTCCTGCTGCTCACCGACCCGGTGGACGAGATCTGGATCGAGGGCGTCCCCGACCACGAGGGCAAGGAGTTCAGCTCGGTCGCCCGCGGCGCCGTCGACCTCCCCGCCGAGGACGTCCCCGAGGAGCGCACCGGCTCCTACGCGCCGCTGCTCGGCTGGCTCGGCGAGACGCTCGCCGACGTCAAGGACGTCCGCCTCACCACCCGCCTCACCAACTCGCCCGCCTGCCTGGTCAGCGACGCCGACGGGCTCACCCCCACCCTGGAGAAGATGTACCGGGCCATGGGCCAGGACGTCCCGCCCGCCCGCCGCATCCTCGAACTCAACCCCGACCACCCCCTGGTCGCCGCCCTGCGCACCGCCCACGAGGAGCGCCCCGAGGACCCGGCCCTCCCCGAGACCGCCGAACTCCTCTACGGCACCGCCCTGCTGGCCGAGGGCGGCGACCTCGCCGACCCCGCCCGGTTCGCCAAGCTGCTCGCCGACCGCCTCACCCGGACGGTCTGA
- a CDS encoding NAD-dependent epimerase/dehydratase family protein: MRVFVTGSTGWIGSATVDELLAAGHQVLGLARSDRAAAALAAKGARVHRGDLDHPDSFRAGASAADAVVHLANKHDWADPAGTDRAERAAVEAILDGLEGSGKPFVIANGLSGLVTGRPALETDPSPEVGPGADRGGSENLTLEAAARGIRPVAVRFAPSVHGRGDWGFVNWLTAAARKHGVSGYLGDGSSEWSAVHVTDAARLIRLGLEHAPAGTRLHAVAEQAVTTKAIAAALGTALDLPVVAVDPADAAEHFGVVGHFFGQTLTGSSELTRELLSWQPTGPTLLGDILAGAYTTD; encoded by the coding sequence ATGCGCGTCTTCGTGACGGGTTCCACCGGCTGGATCGGCTCGGCCACCGTGGACGAACTGCTCGCCGCCGGCCACCAGGTCCTCGGGCTCGCCCGCTCCGACCGGGCCGCGGCCGCGCTGGCGGCCAAGGGCGCCCGGGTCCACCGGGGCGACCTCGACCACCCCGACTCCTTCCGGGCCGGCGCGAGCGCCGCCGACGCGGTGGTGCACCTGGCCAACAAGCACGACTGGGCCGACCCGGCGGGCACCGACCGCGCGGAGCGGGCCGCCGTGGAGGCGATCCTGGACGGCCTCGAAGGCTCCGGGAAGCCGTTCGTGATCGCCAACGGCCTCTCCGGCCTCGTCACCGGCCGCCCGGCGCTGGAGACCGACCCCTCGCCCGAGGTCGGCCCCGGCGCCGACCGCGGCGGCTCGGAGAACCTCACCCTGGAGGCCGCCGCGCGCGGCATCCGCCCGGTCGCGGTCCGCTTCGCCCCGAGCGTGCACGGACGCGGCGACTGGGGCTTCGTCAACTGGCTCACCGCCGCCGCCCGCAAGCACGGCGTCAGCGGCTACCTCGGGGACGGCAGCAGCGAGTGGTCCGCCGTCCACGTCACGGACGCGGCCCGGCTCATCCGCCTCGGCCTGGAACACGCCCCGGCCGGCACCCGCCTGCACGCCGTCGCCGAACAGGCCGTCACCACCAAGGCGATCGCCGCGGCGCTCGGCACGGCCCTCGACCTGCCCGTGGTCGCCGTCGACCCCGCGGACGCCGCGGAGCACTTCGGCGTCGTCGGCCACTTCTTCGGACAGACCCTGACCGGCTCCAGCGAGCTGACCCGCGAGCTGCTCTCCTGGCAGCCCACCGGCCCGACGCTGCTCGGCGACATCCTCGCCGGCGCCTACACCACCGACTGA
- a CDS encoding siderophore-interacting protein, whose protein sequence is MGRRWRALTLEGPRLADLTALPGQQVRVQVGAANPLVDRLVGTLRTYSVWAHRGERLELRVLDHGGGPGAAWGRTARPGDRVHLGKPEGRFVTRPSSYHLFAGEETASAAFGPMLAALGPGAETHAVVEVDTEDDQLPIPGVRWVRRDGRSAARSAELVAAVAALDLPAAPGTAYLAGEAGTIQLIRDHLVRERGWDRRDVLTKPFWTPGRTGLE, encoded by the coding sequence TTGGGCAGGCGCTGGCGCGCCCTCACCCTCGAAGGGCCGCGGCTCGCGGACCTGACCGCCCTGCCCGGGCAGCAGGTGCGCGTCCAGGTCGGCGCGGCGAACCCGCTGGTCGACCGGCTGGTCGGCACCCTGCGCACCTACTCGGTCTGGGCCCACCGCGGCGAGCGGCTCGAACTGCGGGTGCTCGACCACGGCGGGGGCCCCGGCGCCGCGTGGGGCCGCACCGCGCGGCCCGGCGACCGGGTGCACCTCGGCAAGCCGGAGGGCAGGTTCGTCACCCGCCCCTCCTCGTACCACCTGTTCGCCGGGGAGGAGACCGCCTCCGCCGCGTTCGGCCCGATGCTGGCCGCGCTGGGGCCCGGGGCCGAGACGCACGCCGTGGTCGAGGTCGACACCGAGGACGACCAACTGCCCATCCCGGGCGTCCGGTGGGTCCGGCGCGACGGGCGGTCCGCGGCCCGCTCGGCCGAACTCGTCGCGGCGGTCGCGGCGCTCGACCTGCCGGCCGCGCCCGGCACCGCCTACCTGGCGGGCGAGGCCGGGACCATCCAGCTCATCCGCGACCACCTGGTGCGCGAGCGGGGCTGGGACCGGCGCGACGTCCTCACCAAGCCCTTCTGGACGCCCGGCCGCACCGGCCTGGAGTAG
- a CDS encoding FUSC family protein — protein sequence MRFVPESVAAVVRRGARDAFVVQTVRATVAATLSYVVATWLSREPVPLTAPLTALLVVQVTVYSTLTTSIRRVNSVVVGVLIAIGFSAVVGLSWWSLGLIIMASLVVGRFVRVDEFVQEVAISAMLILGVSQVTTQAWDRVLETVIGATVGLVFNLVIAPPVWVDKAGESIEDLARRARHLLLGLSEELGRPVPVERAAERLHEARQLDQAIAEVDGALRQAEDSLRLNPRISEGLLSRLVLRTGLDTLEICVVVIRVIARSLTDLAKRRAPGERLFPADVAVALEELFEHVGGALVSFAVLVTTQVSRNAEEAEQRLAAELAAAWSVRENVAQLLLRRVQESPEAWQLHGSLLAEVDRILDELDLEHRGRRLMEELDRASVANRDRFSRFAGLRRLARGERFRPRRPRRRRRQEETA from the coding sequence ATGCGCTTTGTTCCGGAGTCGGTGGCCGCGGTGGTGCGCCGCGGTGCCAGGGATGCGTTCGTCGTGCAGACGGTGCGGGCCACCGTCGCGGCGACGCTGTCGTACGTGGTGGCGACCTGGCTGAGCAGGGAACCGGTGCCGCTGACCGCGCCGCTGACGGCGCTGCTGGTGGTGCAGGTGACGGTCTACTCGACGCTGACCACCAGCATCCGGCGGGTCAACTCGGTGGTGGTCGGGGTGCTGATCGCGATCGGGTTCTCGGCCGTGGTGGGGCTGTCCTGGTGGAGCCTGGGGCTGATCATCATGGCCTCGCTGGTGGTGGGACGGTTCGTCCGGGTCGACGAGTTCGTCCAGGAGGTCGCGATCAGCGCGATGCTGATCCTGGGCGTCTCGCAGGTCACCACGCAGGCGTGGGACCGGGTGCTGGAGACGGTGATCGGCGCGACCGTCGGCCTGGTGTTCAACCTGGTGATAGCGCCACCGGTCTGGGTCGACAAGGCCGGCGAGTCGATCGAGGACCTGGCCCGCCGGGCCCGCCACCTGCTGCTCGGCCTGTCCGAGGAGCTGGGCCGCCCCGTCCCGGTCGAGCGGGCCGCCGAACGGCTGCACGAGGCCCGGCAGCTGGACCAGGCGATCGCCGAGGTCGACGGGGCGCTGCGGCAGGCCGAGGACAGCCTGCGGCTGAACCCGCGGATCAGCGAGGGCCTGCTGTCCCGGCTGGTGCTGCGCACCGGGCTGGACACGCTGGAGATCTGCGTGGTCGTCATCCGGGTGATCGCCCGTTCGCTGACCGACCTGGCCAAGCGCCGCGCCCCGGGCGAACGGCTCTTCCCGGCGGACGTCGCGGTGGCCCTGGAGGAGCTGTTCGAACACGTCGGCGGGGCGCTGGTGAGCTTCGCGGTGCTGGTCACCACCCAGGTCAGCCGCAACGCCGAGGAGGCCGAGCAGCGGCTGGCCGCCGAACTCGCCGCCGCCTGGTCCGTCCGGGAGAACGTCGCCCAACTGCTGCTGCGCCGCGTCCAGGAGAGCCCCGAGGCGTGGCAGCTGCACGGCTCCCTGCTCGCCGAGGTCGACCGCATCCTGGACGAGCTCGACCTCGAACACCGCGGCCGCCGCCTGATGGAGGAACTCGACCGCGCCTCCGTCGCCAACCGCGACCGCTTCTCCCGCTTCGCGGGCCTGCGCCGCCTCGCCCGCGGCGAACGCTTCCGCCCCCGCCGCCCCCGCCGCCGACGCCGCCAGGAGGAGACCGCCTGA
- a CDS encoding TetR/AcrR family transcriptional regulator — protein sequence MVGEHGKVGRPRSEQARAAVLHAVDDLVVELGYGAVTLKGIAERAGVSRQTVYRWWSTKAEILLEASAIDARQELDVPPHEDPAADLAAYLGALVAFLTTSDAGAAYRALVGEAQHDTAVRDLLRGTDPIGASAAAVIDRALPGDALAVPMPQATALLVGPVFFWVLSGREPDALDADALAADFLRLAAARR from the coding sequence ATGGTCGGCGAACACGGCAAGGTCGGTCGTCCGCGCAGCGAGCAGGCCCGGGCGGCCGTCCTGCACGCCGTCGACGACCTGGTGGTCGAGCTGGGCTACGGCGCGGTCACCCTCAAGGGCATCGCCGAGCGCGCGGGCGTCTCCCGCCAGACCGTCTACCGCTGGTGGTCGACCAAGGCCGAGATCCTGCTGGAGGCCAGCGCGATCGACGCCCGCCAGGAGCTGGACGTCCCCCCGCACGAGGACCCCGCCGCCGACCTCGCCGCCTACCTCGGGGCCCTGGTCGCCTTCCTGACCACCTCCGACGCGGGCGCCGCCTACCGGGCCCTGGTCGGCGAGGCCCAGCACGACACGGCCGTCCGCGACCTGCTGCGCGGCACCGACCCGATCGGCGCCAGCGCGGCGGCCGTCATCGACCGCGCCCTGCCCGGCGACGCCCTGGCCGTCCCGATGCCGCAGGCCACCGCGCTGCTGGTCGGGCCGGTCTTCTTCTGGGTCCTCAGCGGCCGCGAGCCGGACGCCCTGGACGCGGACGCGCTGGCCGCCGACTTCCTCCGGCTGGCCGCCGCCCGCCGCTGA
- a CDS encoding AAA family ATPase, with translation MVAEVRARLAELVAAGRNVVLDHGLWLRKDREEWKRLVVAAGGRWRLLYFPVPEDELLRRLEERNRREDANALTVTVGALADFHERFDVPEGEDEETVEHRPPPGRRQR, from the coding sequence GTGGTCGCGGAAGTCCGTGCGCGCCTGGCCGAGTTGGTCGCCGCCGGTCGGAACGTGGTGCTCGACCACGGGCTGTGGCTGCGGAAGGACCGGGAGGAGTGGAAGCGGCTGGTCGTCGCGGCGGGCGGGCGGTGGCGGCTGCTGTACTTCCCGGTGCCCGAGGACGAGTTGCTGCGACGGTTGGAGGAGCGCAACCGCCGTGAGGACGCCAACGCGCTGACCGTGACGGTCGGTGCGTTGGCCGACTTCCACGAGCGGTTCGACGTCCCCGAGGGCGAGGACGAGGAGACCGTCGAGCATCGGCCTCCGCCCGGACGACGCCAGCGGTGA
- a CDS encoding LLM class F420-dependent oxidoreductase, protein MTATATTATAHQPAWGITLPLPGLTIDRHRFLVERLPDLGYGDVWSAEGGGTDAFTPLAATAAWSPRLRIATGVVPVHTRGPAVLAQTAATLAQLAPGRVLLGIGASVPAHVTDINGIPFDEPFKRTRDVLRFLTAALRGEHVAGDFDTFSIAGYRLPHPPAAPVKVILGALRPGMLRLAFAEGDGAITNLLRARDLPRVLDAVGPQPPGKELVVKVFVCPTEDTAYARRAARPFLAWILNREPYRKFHQWLGNGDLLAETHRRWADGDHAGAQRALPDELVDALFLHGSPEQCHEQILRYRQPGVTAIQLYVSPPPETPAHHPHFLDTLARLGPAAR, encoded by the coding sequence GTGACCGCCACCGCGACCACCGCCACCGCCCACCAGCCCGCCTGGGGCATCACCCTGCCGCTGCCCGGCCTGACCATCGACCGGCACCGCTTCCTGGTCGAACGGCTCCCCGACCTCGGCTACGGCGACGTCTGGAGCGCCGAGGGCGGCGGCACCGACGCCTTCACCCCGCTGGCCGCCACCGCCGCCTGGTCCCCGCGCCTGCGGATCGCCACCGGCGTCGTCCCGGTCCACACCCGCGGGCCCGCCGTTCTCGCCCAGACCGCCGCCACCCTCGCCCAACTCGCCCCCGGACGCGTCCTGCTGGGCATCGGGGCGTCGGTGCCCGCGCACGTCACCGACATCAACGGCATCCCGTTCGACGAGCCCTTCAAGCGCACCCGCGACGTGCTGCGCTTCCTCACCGCCGCCCTGCGCGGCGAACACGTCGCCGGCGACTTCGACACCTTCTCCATCGCCGGCTACCGCCTGCCCCACCCGCCCGCCGCCCCCGTCAAGGTCATCCTCGGCGCGCTGCGCCCCGGCATGCTCCGGCTGGCCTTCGCCGAGGGCGACGGCGCCATCACCAACCTGCTGCGCGCCCGCGACCTGCCCAGGGTGCTGGACGCCGTCGGCCCGCAGCCGCCCGGCAAGGAACTCGTGGTCAAGGTGTTCGTCTGCCCCACCGAGGACACCGCGTACGCGCGCCGCGCCGCCCGGCCCTTCCTCGCCTGGATTCTCAACCGCGAGCCCTACCGCAAGTTCCACCAGTGGCTCGGCAACGGCGACCTGCTCGCCGAGACGCACCGCCGCTGGGCCGACGGCGACCACGCGGGCGCCCAACGCGCCCTGCCCGACGAACTGGTCGACGCCCTCTTCCTGCACGGCTCCCCGGAACAGTGCCACGAACAGATCCTCCGCTACCGACAGCCCGGCGTCACCGCCATCCAGCTCTACGTCTCCCCGCCCCCCGAGACACCCGCCCACCACCCCCACTTCCTCGACACCCTCGCCCGCCTCGGCCCGGCCGCCCGCTGA
- a CDS encoding MFS transporter: MTATPPDRAASPGTATPARVTPPARVTPPVPEPAAPGPAVPEPAAPGPAVPEPVAPAGVRRAETLVLACVSVCSVLVVGLVAAINLAVPMLAAGPLHPSSAQLLWIVDAYVLVFACLVIPGGAAGDRFGRKGTLLAGLLTFAAGAALTASAPNIGVMLAGRVVSGVGAALVLPNSVGVLVHATRPQRRGHALALWGAVTGLGGLVGNLGGGALLSSGSWRLLFWAVVPLALACALGVALAVRRSGRSPRSLDPVGTVLLVLATVALLVGIIEGPGSGWGSPLVVGAFAVSALLWAAWVLAGLRAAHPLLDPRLFRIPMLSAASLGMFVMFFGSFGLFYLNASLLQYGRGFSLVQTGFGVLPVALPIVVVARFVPALAKRIGFAATLLIAFPCIGGGLFGLASAAHAPYPVYALWLVVVGVGFALAMPVLTVELTSALPPHRAGVAGGLQSATRELGSALGVAVVGTVLTAAFTAALPAAAHGQHSVPAALAAAPAERPAVVDAFVTGAGSALHVAGAVTLAAGAVVVLAARRAARKPAGADTAAP, translated from the coding sequence ATGACCGCGACACCCCCCGACCGCGCCGCCTCCCCCGGCACCGCGACACCCGCCCGCGTGACACCTCCCGCCCGCGTGACACCTCCCGTCCCCGAACCGGCCGCCCCCGGACCGGCCGTCCCCGAACCGGCCGCCCCCGGACCGGCCGTCCCCGAACCGGTCGCCCCCGCGGGCGTGCGGCGCGCCGAGACGCTCGTGCTGGCCTGCGTCTCGGTCTGCAGCGTGCTGGTGGTCGGCCTGGTGGCGGCGATCAACCTGGCCGTGCCGATGCTGGCCGCCGGGCCGCTGCACCCCAGCTCCGCGCAACTGCTGTGGATCGTCGACGCCTACGTCCTGGTCTTCGCCTGCCTGGTCATCCCCGGCGGCGCGGCGGGCGACCGGTTCGGCCGCAAGGGCACCCTGCTCGCCGGGCTGCTCACCTTCGCCGCCGGGGCCGCGCTCACCGCGTCGGCGCCGAACATCGGCGTCATGCTCGCGGGCCGGGTGGTCAGCGGGGTCGGGGCCGCGCTCGTCCTGCCCAACAGCGTCGGCGTGCTGGTCCACGCCACCCGCCCGCAGCGGCGCGGCCACGCCCTGGCGCTGTGGGGCGCGGTCACCGGGCTGGGCGGCCTGGTCGGCAACCTCGGCGGCGGCGCGCTGCTGTCGTCCGGCTCCTGGCGGCTGCTGTTCTGGGCCGTCGTCCCGCTCGCCCTGGCCTGCGCCCTGGGCGTGGCGCTCGCCGTCCGCCGCAGCGGGCGCAGCCCCCGCTCGCTCGACCCGGTCGGCACCGTCCTGCTCGTGCTCGCCACCGTCGCCCTGCTGGTCGGCATCATCGAGGGCCCCGGCTCCGGCTGGGGGAGCCCGCTGGTGGTCGGCGCCTTCGCGGTCAGCGCCCTGCTCTGGGCGGCCTGGGTGCTGGCCGGGCTCCGCGCCGCGCACCCGCTGCTCGACCCGCGGCTGTTCCGGATTCCGATGCTGAGCGCGGCGAGCCTGGGCATGTTCGTGATGTTCTTCGGCAGCTTCGGCCTGTTCTACCTGAACGCCTCGCTGCTCCAGTACGGCCGCGGCTTCTCCCTGGTGCAGACCGGTTTCGGGGTGCTGCCGGTCGCGCTGCCGATCGTGGTGGTGGCCCGGTTCGTGCCCGCGCTGGCGAAGCGGATCGGCTTCGCGGCCACCCTGCTGATCGCCTTCCCGTGCATCGGCGGCGGCCTGTTCGGGCTGGCCTCGGCCGCGCACGCCCCCTACCCCGTCTACGCGCTCTGGCTGGTGGTGGTCGGCGTCGGCTTCGCCCTCGCGATGCCGGTCCTGACTGTCGAACTGACCTCGGCGCTGCCGCCGCACCGGGCGGGCGTCGCGGGCGGGCTCCAGTCCGCCACCCGCGAACTGGGCAGCGCCCTCGGCGTCGCCGTCGTCGGCACCGTCCTCACCGCCGCCTTCACCGCCGCCCTGCCCGCCGCCGCGCACGGACAGCACTCCGTCCCCGCCGCCCTGGCCGCGGCACCGGCCGAACGGCCCGCCGTGGTCGACGCGTTCGTCACCGGGGCGGGCAGCGCCCTGCACGTCGCGGGCGCGGTCACCCTGGCCGCCGGAGCCGTCGTCGTCCTCGCCGCCCGCCGGGCCGCCCGCAAGCCCGCGGGCGCGGACACCGCCGCGCCCTGA
- a CDS encoding helix-turn-helix domain-containing protein, which produces MSTPATGQELGAFLRAHRALLQPADVGLAATGRRRTPGLRREEVASLSGVGLAWYTWLEQGRVSASRQVLEAVGRALRLDAAGLRHAMRLAGHHEPVPVDTDRAAAGRLAGTVRPVLDSWPASPAVLVDRHFDLLAWNAAWAALWGAPEAVPADRRNLMWLMAVDRRLRGVLPDWEPLAMNVFQHFRAQAGPALADPRTDQVYRRLEADAPELRHWWGCHSVAELTARTVLVEPPASAPSASPSAPSTPSTTRPRWSCCSPRPPPPTPPGWATWPPARRARRPEYQQPHRPHCPHQPLLCGSRRCARPPGG; this is translated from the coding sequence GTGTCCACCCCCGCCACCGGCCAGGAACTCGGCGCGTTCCTGCGCGCCCACCGCGCCCTGCTACAGCCCGCCGACGTCGGACTCGCCGCCACCGGCAGGCGGCGCACCCCGGGGCTGCGCCGCGAGGAGGTCGCCTCGCTGTCCGGCGTCGGCCTCGCCTGGTACACCTGGCTCGAACAGGGCCGGGTCAGCGCCTCCCGGCAGGTGCTGGAGGCGGTGGGGCGGGCGCTGCGCCTGGACGCGGCGGGTCTGCGGCACGCGATGCGGCTGGCCGGCCACCACGAGCCCGTCCCCGTCGACACCGACCGCGCCGCCGCCGGGCGGCTCGCCGGGACGGTCCGCCCGGTGCTCGACTCCTGGCCCGCCAGCCCCGCCGTCCTGGTCGACCGGCACTTCGACCTGCTGGCCTGGAACGCGGCCTGGGCCGCGCTCTGGGGCGCCCCCGAGGCCGTCCCGGCCGACCGCCGCAACCTGATGTGGCTGATGGCCGTCGACCGGCGGCTGCGCGGCGTCCTGCCCGATTGGGAGCCGCTCGCCATGAACGTCTTCCAGCACTTCCGGGCCCAGGCCGGCCCGGCCCTCGCCGACCCGCGCACCGACCAGGTCTACCGCCGCCTGGAGGCCGACGCCCCCGAGCTGCGCCACTGGTGGGGCTGCCACTCGGTCGCCGAACTCACCGCCCGCACCGTCCTGGTGGAGCCCCCGGCGTCGGCCCCGTCCGCCTCACCCTCAGCTCCTTCCACCCCGTCGACGACCCGTCCGCGCTGGTCCTGCTGTTCACCCCGGCCACCGCCGCCGACACCGCCCGGATGGGCGACCTGGCCGCCCGCCCGCCGCGCCCGCCGGCCTGAGTACCAGCAGCCCCACCGGCCCCACTGTCCCCATCAGCCCCTTTTGTGCGGGTCGCGGCGGTGTGCACGGCCACCAGGGGGATAG
- a CDS encoding ribonuclease H family protein, translated as MVERVIAACDGAAKGNPGPAGWAFVVADGNGAPQRWEAGPLGRNTNNVGELTALQRLLEATDPALPLEVRLDSTYTRDAVTKWLHGWKRNGWKTAAGKPVANQELIQRIDALLTGRDVAFVYVPAHQMDGDPLNAIADKAASDAARTQQAAAGTAADLPVPDPVTAPAPRARRAAPSGSSASSGSASAASNGGAARRISSGGGGGGGGGRTLAAKFPGRCPCGRPYGKGEKITKVGGSWGHPECAAAHV; from the coding sequence ATGGTTGAACGAGTCATCGCCGCCTGCGACGGAGCGGCCAAGGGCAACCCCGGGCCCGCCGGGTGGGCCTTCGTGGTCGCCGACGGGAACGGCGCCCCGCAGCGCTGGGAGGCCGGTCCGCTGGGCCGCAACACCAACAACGTCGGGGAGTTGACCGCCCTGCAACGCCTGCTGGAGGCCACCGACCCGGCGCTGCCGCTGGAGGTCCGGCTGGACAGCACCTACACCCGGGACGCGGTCACCAAGTGGCTGCACGGCTGGAAGCGCAACGGCTGGAAGACCGCCGCGGGCAAGCCCGTCGCCAACCAGGAACTGATCCAGCGGATCGACGCGCTGCTCACCGGCCGGGACGTCGCCTTCGTCTACGTGCCCGCCCACCAGATGGACGGCGACCCGCTGAACGCCATCGCCGACAAGGCCGCCAGCGACGCCGCCCGCACCCAGCAGGCCGCCGCCGGCACCGCCGCCGACCTGCCGGTGCCCGACCCGGTGACCGCCCCCGCCCCGCGCGCCCGCCGCGCCGCCCCGTCCGGATCGTCCGCTTCGTCCGGCTCGGCGTCCGCAGCCTCGAACGGCGGTGCGGCCCGGCGCATTTCCAGCGGCGGCGGCGGCGGTGGCGGCGGCGGTCGGACGCTGGCCGCGAAGTTCCCCGGCCGGTGCCCGTGCGGGCGCCCCTACGGCAAGGGCGAGAAGATCACCAAGGTCGGCGGCAGCTGGGGCCACCCGGAGTGCGCCGCCGCCCACGTCTGA